The following are from one region of the Pseudomonas putida genome:
- a CDS encoding cation:proton antiporter yields MHAISFIQDLAVIMLVAGVVTVLFHRLKQPVVLGYIVAGFIIGPHTPPFGLIHDEDTIKTLAELGVIFLMFCLGLEFSLRKLFRVGATAFIAAFLEIVLMIWIGFEIGRWFGWNTMDSLFLGAILAISSTTIIVKALNDLKMKNERFAQLIFGVLIVEDILGIGIIALLSGIAVSGTVSSGEVFSTVGKLSLFMIVALVIGILLVPRLLAYVAKFESNEMLLITVLGLCFGFCLLVVKLEYSMVLGAFLIGAIMAESRQLLKIESLIEPVRDLFSAIFFVAIGLMIDPQVLIDYAWPIVVITLAVVLGKMLSCGMGAFIAGNDGRTSLRVGMGLSQIGEFSFIIAALGMTLQVTSDFLYPVAVAVSAITTLLTPYLIRAADPLSLKLGKVVPSRLARVLSLYGEWLRSIQPQGESAMLAAMIRRILLQVGVNLALVIAIFFSGGYFAGRIGNWLSEWVSDASQQKALIWGVALLLSLPFLIAAYRKLKALSMLLAEMGVKPEMAGRHTQRVRRVVAEVIPLLSLLVIFLLLSALSASILPTSELLLVIAVVAAVVVALLWRWFIRVHTRMQIALLETLENSRENTH; encoded by the coding sequence ATGCATGCCATCAGCTTCATCCAGGATCTGGCAGTCATCATGCTGGTTGCTGGCGTGGTCACCGTTCTCTTTCACCGGCTCAAGCAACCCGTGGTGCTGGGCTACATCGTCGCCGGTTTCATCATCGGCCCGCACACCCCACCGTTCGGCCTGATCCACGACGAAGACACCATCAAGACCCTCGCCGAGCTGGGGGTTATTTTCCTCATGTTCTGCCTGGGGCTCGAATTCAGCCTGCGCAAGCTATTCAGGGTAGGCGCCACGGCATTCATCGCGGCGTTCCTGGAAATCGTGCTGATGATCTGGATCGGCTTCGAGATCGGCCGCTGGTTCGGCTGGAACACCATGGATTCGCTGTTCCTCGGTGCCATCCTGGCAATTTCCTCGACCACGATCATCGTCAAGGCGCTCAACGACCTGAAGATGAAGAACGAGCGTTTCGCCCAGCTGATCTTCGGCGTGCTGATCGTCGAGGACATCCTCGGCATAGGCATCATCGCCCTGCTGTCGGGCATCGCCGTCAGCGGCACAGTCAGCTCGGGCGAGGTGTTCTCCACTGTTGGCAAGCTGTCGCTGTTCATGATCGTCGCGCTGGTGATCGGCATTCTGCTGGTGCCGCGGCTGTTGGCCTACGTGGCTAAATTCGAAAGCAACGAGATGTTGCTAATTACCGTACTGGGCCTGTGCTTCGGCTTCTGCCTGTTGGTGGTGAAGCTGGAATACAGCATGGTGCTTGGTGCCTTCCTGATTGGTGCGATCATGGCCGAATCGCGCCAGTTGCTGAAAATCGAAAGCCTGATCGAACCGGTACGCGACCTGTTCAGTGCGATTTTCTTCGTCGCCATCGGGCTGATGATCGATCCCCAGGTGCTGATCGACTACGCCTGGCCCATCGTGGTCATCACCCTGGCTGTGGTGCTTGGCAAGATGCTGTCGTGCGGCATGGGCGCGTTCATTGCCGGCAATGACGGGCGCACATCGTTGCGGGTGGGCATGGGGCTTTCACAGATTGGCGAGTTTTCCTTCATCATCGCCGCGCTGGGCATGACCCTGCAGGTGACCAGCGACTTCCTCTATCCGGTGGCTGTGGCGGTATCGGCAATCACCACGCTGCTAACACCCTACCTGATCCGTGCCGCCGACCCGCTGTCGCTCAAGCTGGGCAAGGTGGTGCCCAGCCGCCTGGCGCGGGTGCTGTCGTTGTATGGCGAATGGTTGCGCAGCATCCAGCCGCAGGGCGAGAGCGCCATGTTGGCGGCGATGATCCGGCGCATCCTGTTGCAGGTGGGGGTGAACCTGGCGCTGGTGATCGCCATCTTCTTCAGTGGTGGCTACTTCGCCGGGCGCATTGGCAACTGGCTCAGCGAGTGGGTCAGCGATGCCAGCCAGCAGAAAGCGCTGATTTGGGGCGTAGCGTTATTGCTGTCGCTGCCATTCCTGATTGCTGCCTATCGCAAGCTCAAGGCGCTGTCGATGCTGCTGGCGGAGATGGGCGTCAAGCCCGAAATGGCCGGGCGGCATACCCAGCGTGTGCGCCGTGTGGTGGCTGAGGTGATCCCGTTATTGTCGCTGCTGGTGATTTTCCTGCTGTTGTCGGCACTGTCGGCAAGCATTCTGCCGACCAGCGAGTTGCTGCTGGTGATTGCCGTGGTGGCTGCGGTGGTGGTGGCCCTGCTGTGGCGCTGGTTTATCCGCGTGCATACGCGTATGCAGATTGCCTTGCTGGAGACGCTGGAGAACAGCCGCGAGAATACGCACTGA
- a CDS encoding TIM44-like domain-containing protein, which yields MQRFLSIALALCVGLTLSLDANAKRFGGGKSSGSAPIHQTRQATPTAPAAAPTAPGRAAPAASGASRWLGPLAGLAAGGLLASMFMGDGFEGFQIMDFLIVALIAFLVFRFIAARRRQQQPQMAMPGHAPMQREAHGQPAQPSIFGGSAAPAAAAAPVINAPAWFNEQNFLAAARNHFQALQQHWDANEMDKIAEFVTPQMLEFLKRERAELGDGFQSTYIDNLEVQLDGVDDRADRTDATLTFRGVSKNSRFDQGEVFSESWHMVRAQGENQPWLVAGIRQNG from the coding sequence ATGCAACGTTTTCTTAGCATCGCTCTGGCGCTCTGCGTCGGCCTGACGCTGAGCCTGGATGCCAACGCCAAGCGTTTTGGCGGCGGCAAGAGCTCGGGCTCCGCGCCTATTCACCAGACCCGCCAGGCCACGCCAACCGCGCCCGCCGCCGCGCCGACCGCACCTGGCCGTGCCGCTCCGGCCGCCAGCGGTGCTTCGCGCTGGCTGGGCCCTCTGGCTGGCCTCGCTGCCGGTGGCCTGCTGGCGTCCATGTTCATGGGCGACGGTTTCGAAGGCTTCCAGATCATGGACTTCCTGATCGTGGCGCTCATCGCCTTCCTGGTGTTCCGCTTCATCGCCGCGCGCCGTCGCCAGCAGCAGCCGCAAATGGCCATGCCAGGTCATGCGCCGATGCAGCGTGAAGCTCACGGCCAGCCTGCCCAGCCGTCGATCTTCGGTGGTTCGGCTGCACCTGCCGCCGCGGCCGCACCGGTGATCAACGCCCCGGCCTGGTTCAACGAGCAGAACTTCCTGGCTGCTGCCCGTAACCACTTCCAGGCGCTGCAGCAGCACTGGGACGCCAACGAGATGGACAAGATCGCCGAGTTCGTCACCCCGCAGATGCTCGAGTTCCTCAAGCGCGAGCGCGCCGAACTGGGTGATGGCTTCCAGTCCACCTACATCGACAACCTCGAAGTGCAACTGGACGGTGTCGACGACCGCGCCGACCGCACCGACGCCACCCTGACCTTCCGTGGCGTGTCGAAGAACTCGCGTTTCGACCAGGGCGAAGTGTTCAGCGAAAGCTGGCACATGGTTCGCGCCCAAGGCGAAAACCAGCCTTGGCTGGTAGCCGGTATCCGTCAAAACGGCTAA
- the uvrD gene encoding DNA helicase II, whose translation MHTDDLSLLLNSLNDAQRQAVAATLGRQLVLAGAGSGKTRVLVHRIAWLIQVEQASPHSILSVTFTNKAAAEMRQRIEQLLGINPAGMWVGTFHGLAHRLLRAHWQEARLVQNFQILDSDDQQRLIKRVMRELGLDEQKWPARQAQWFINGQKDEGLRPQHIQAGGDLFLATMREVYTAYEQACERAGVIDFSELLLRALDLWRDHPGLLEHYQRRFQHVLVDEFQDTNAVQYAWLRLLARGGASLMAVGDDDQSIYGWRGAKIENIHQYTADFPDAEMIRLEQNYRSTGGILKAANALIANNSGRLGKELWTDLGEGEPLTLYAAYNEHDEARYVVETIESLVKKGNARSEIAILYRSNAQSRVLEEALLRERIPYRIYGGQRFFERAEIKNAMAYLRLIEGRGNDAALERVINVPPRGIGEKTVEAIREHARHSQLSMWEAMCQLLAAKALKGRAASALGAFIELIEGLAAKVVDMPLHTMTQTTIEQSGLIIYHQEEKGEKGQARVENLEELVSAARNFESTDEDADLSPLSAFLGHASLEAGDTQADEHEDSIQLMTLHSAKGLEFPYVFLVGMEEGLFPHKMSLEEPGRLEEERRLAYVGITRAMRQLVMTYAETRRLYGSETYNKVSRFVREIPAGLVQEVRLSNSVSRPFGGTKAATNSSNLFANASIPQTAFNLGQRVQHAVFGEGVILNFEGSGAQARVQVNFAEGSKWLMLGYAKLEAI comes from the coding sequence ATGCACACAGACGACCTCTCCCTCCTGCTGAATTCCCTCAACGATGCCCAACGCCAGGCCGTAGCGGCCACGCTCGGGCGTCAACTGGTGCTTGCTGGCGCCGGTTCCGGTAAAACACGCGTGCTGGTGCACCGCATTGCCTGGCTGATCCAGGTAGAGCAGGCATCGCCGCACTCGATCCTGTCGGTGACCTTCACCAACAAGGCCGCGGCAGAAATGCGCCAGCGGATCGAGCAGCTGCTGGGCATCAACCCGGCGGGCATGTGGGTAGGCACCTTCCACGGCCTGGCCCATCGCCTGCTGCGGGCCCACTGGCAGGAAGCACGGCTGGTGCAGAACTTCCAGATTCTCGACAGCGACGACCAGCAGCGCCTGATCAAGCGGGTGATGCGCGAGCTGGGCCTGGACGAGCAGAAATGGCCTGCACGCCAGGCCCAGTGGTTCATCAACGGGCAGAAGGACGAAGGCCTGCGCCCGCAGCATATCCAGGCAGGCGGCGACCTGTTCCTGGCGACCATGCGCGAGGTCTATACCGCGTACGAACAGGCCTGCGAGCGTGCCGGGGTCATCGACTTTTCCGAGCTGCTGCTGCGTGCCCTGGACCTGTGGCGCGACCACCCCGGCCTGCTGGAACACTACCAGCGGCGCTTCCAGCATGTACTGGTAGACGAGTTCCAGGACACCAACGCCGTGCAGTACGCCTGGCTGCGCCTGTTGGCGCGCGGCGGCGCCAGCCTGATGGCGGTGGGCGATGACGACCAGTCGATCTACGGCTGGCGCGGCGCCAAGATCGAGAACATTCACCAGTACACCGCCGACTTCCCCGACGCCGAAATGATTCGCCTGGAGCAGAACTACCGCTCTACCGGCGGCATCCTCAAGGCGGCCAACGCGCTGATCGCCAACAACAGCGGGCGCCTGGGCAAGGAGCTGTGGACCGACCTGGGCGAAGGCGAACCGCTGACCCTGTACGCGGCCTACAACGAGCACGACGAAGCGCGCTACGTGGTGGAAACCATCGAGAGCCTGGTCAAGAAGGGCAATGCGCGTAGCGAAATCGCCATCCTGTACCGTTCCAACGCCCAGTCGCGGGTGCTGGAAGAAGCCTTGCTGCGTGAGCGCATCCCCTACCGTATCTACGGTGGCCAGCGCTTCTTCGAACGCGCCGAAATCAAGAACGCCATGGCTTACCTGCGGCTGATCGAAGGCCGTGGCAACGATGCCGCCCTGGAGCGCGTGATCAACGTGCCACCGCGGGGCATTGGCGAAAAAACCGTCGAAGCCATAAGAGAGCATGCCCGCCACAGCCAGCTGTCGATGTGGGAGGCCATGTGCCAGCTGCTTGCTGCCAAAGCCCTGAAAGGCCGCGCCGCCAGTGCCCTTGGTGCGTTCATCGAGCTGATCGAGGGGTTGGCAGCCAAGGTCGTGGACATGCCACTGCATACCATGACCCAGACCACCATCGAGCAGTCTGGGCTGATCATCTATCACCAGGAAGAAAAGGGTGAAAAAGGCCAGGCACGGGTAGAAAACCTTGAGGAACTGGTCAGCGCAGCGCGCAACTTCGAGTCCACCGACGAAGACGCCGACCTCTCGCCACTCTCGGCGTTCCTCGGCCACGCCTCGCTCGAGGCAGGCGATACCCAGGCCGACGAGCATGAAGACAGCATCCAGCTGATGACCTTGCACAGCGCCAAGGGCCTGGAGTTCCCGTATGTGTTCCTGGTGGGCATGGAAGAAGGCCTGTTCCCGCACAAGATGAGCCTGGAAGAGCCTGGCCGCCTGGAGGAGGAACGCCGCCTGGCCTATGTGGGCATCACCCGCGCCATGCGCCAGCTGGTCATGACCTACGCCGAAACGCGTCGTCTGTATGGCAGCGAGACCTACAACAAGGTGTCACGTTTCGTACGCGAAATTCCGGCGGGCCTGGTTCAGGAAGTGCGCCTGTCCAACAGCGTCAGCCGCCCGTTCGGCGGGACCAAGGCAGCCACCAACAGCAGCAACCTGTTCGCCAATGCCAGCATTCCGCAGACCGCGTTCAACCTCGGCCAGCGGGTGCAGCATGCGGTGTTCGGCGAGGGTGTGATCCTCAATTTCGAAGGCTCCGGCGCCCAGGCGCGGGTGCAGGTGAATTTTGCCGAAGGCAGCAAGTGGCTGATGCTGGGGTATGCCAAGCTCGAGGCGATCTAA
- a CDS encoding SMI1/KNR4 family protein, which translates to MEEVIEQLREANEPVPVPLELPDEDLLVEIEEELFINIPFVFKEFLLTVSDVVYGSLEPVTVTDPQSHTYLPEVAANAWDAGVPRDLIPLCQDGDNYYCVEEDGTVVLWDAEEEIVVEESWESVWHWARDVWLES; encoded by the coding sequence GTGGAAGAAGTGATCGAACAACTCCGTGAAGCCAACGAGCCAGTGCCGGTGCCCCTTGAGCTTCCCGACGAGGACCTGCTGGTCGAGATCGAAGAAGAGCTGTTCATCAACATTCCGTTCGTGTTCAAAGAGTTCCTGCTAACCGTCAGTGACGTGGTATATGGCTCACTGGAGCCGGTAACCGTTACCGACCCACAGTCGCATACCTACCTGCCCGAGGTCGCCGCCAACGCCTGGGATGCCGGCGTGCCGCGTGACCTGATTCCGCTGTGCCAGGACGGCGACAACTACTACTGCGTCGAAGAAGACGGCACCGTGGTGCTGTGGGATGCCGAAGAGGAAATCGTCGTCGAGGAAAGCTGGGAATCGGTGTGGCACTGGGCGCGGGATGTCTGGCTGGAGAGCTGA